From one Rhopalosiphum padi isolate XX-2018 chromosome 2, ASM2088224v1, whole genome shotgun sequence genomic stretch:
- the LOC132922566 gene encoding LOW QUALITY PROTEIN: modular serine protease-like (The sequence of the model RefSeq protein was modified relative to this genomic sequence to represent the inferred CDS: substituted 1 base at 1 genomic stop codon): INSSLAIKMTYSXLIYSCLIFGIGVFCDRKLERRQTVSPCTVNHEDAFNCSNGLCIDISAVCDGRADCSDGSDETSKLCSRQTCRSFAYRCKYGACVDKNAKCNGKKDCFDGSDENLPECIQTPANSTQNSNAPSKCLDDQYKCKSGQCIDGTSICDGILNCGDGSDETFELCKTVRCPKFTFRCKYGACISKKNKCDGLKQCADGSDEEQCPGSNKITVPTTQKPTTPTTEKMTQITTKGLCVLPTVEGVIYSYEGSNEILSHGSKVDNFRNVIENCEVGYHMAYPKSFRFCQGNGKWTSTVEKLCFKKCPPLISDSLNIKCTLNGNYANCSNPSVHGTKAIPSCKPTHKLPNGGEETPIELRCQSDGMWNDHLYKCVPHCGRPYNASKTLIDNGIKAKVGTAPWNAGIYQLNKENSKYDMICGGSLISSSLVVSAAHCFWQKDMLSKRLSINDGQFKIAVGKYDRDYTVIDNEFTQIMDVETIYIKENYYGANGFHAEDIAVIVLKNKVSISVGVSPVCVDWSSRLNAPIGGQGKIVGWGKTEKDISSPILLEATLPYIDHDSCRNMYKNGFETFVTYDKFCAGSEFGQGVREGDSGAGLTFLYSNSYYLNGVVSVKDPHTKNSVAVFTDIKFHIKWIRELYTNNNINNK; encoded by the exons ATTAATTCGTCGTTGGCCATTAAGATGACGTATTCCTAGTTAATATATTCATGTTTAATTTTTG GAATAGGTGTTTTTTGTGACAGAAAACTTGAAAGACGACAAACTGTATCACCTTGCACAGT AAATCATGAAGACGCATTTAATTGTTCAAATGGACTATGCATCGACATCTCCGCTGTTTGTGATGGTCGTGCGGATTGTTCAGATGGTTCAGACGAGACCAGCAAATTGTGTTCTAGACAAAC atgCCGAAGTTTTGCATATCGATGTAAATATGGAGCTTGTGTAGATAAAAATGCAAAGTGCAACGGTAAAAAGGATTGTTTCGATGGATCTGATGAAAACTTACCTGAATGTATACAAACCCCTGCAAACAGTACTCAAAATTCCAATGCTCCATCTAAATGCCT cgatgACCAGTATAAATGTAAATCTGGTCAGTGCATTGATGGAACATCAATTTGTGATGGAATTCTAAATTGTGGAGATGGGTCTGATGAGACTTTTGAATTATGTAAAACAGTTCG gtgTCCAAAGTTTACATTTCGATGTAAGTATGGGGCTTGTATCAGTAAAAAGAATAAATGTGATGGCCTAAAACAATGTGCAGATGGATCTGATGAAGAACAATGCCCGGGTTCTAATAAAATCACTGTACCAACAACACAAAAACCAACAACACCCACTACTGAAAAAATGACACAGATTACtacaaa ggGTTTATGCGTTTTACCAACTGTCGAAGGAGTTATATATTCTTACGAAGGTTCAAATGAAATTTTATCTCACGGGTCAAAGGTTGATAATTTTCGAAATGTAATTGAAAACTGTGAAGTTGGATATCATATGGCTTACCCCAAAAGTTTTAGGTTTTGTCAGGGAAATGGAAAATGGACATCGACTGTTGAAAAACTATGTTTCA aaaagTGTCCGCCTCTAATATcagatagtttaaatattaaatgtactctAAATGGTAACTATGCCAATTGTTCAAATCCATCAGTACATGGTACAAAAGCAATACCATCATGTAAGCCAACACATAAACTACCAAATGGAGGAGAAGAGACTCCAATTGAATTACGTTGTCAGTCTGATGGAATGTGGAATGATCATCTATATAAATGCGTTCCac attgtgGTAGACCTTATAACGCTAGCAAGACATTGATCGATAATGGTATCAAAGCTAAAGTTGGAACAGCTCCTTGGAATGCTggaatttatcaattaaataaagagAATTCCAAGTATGACATGATATGCGGAGGATCATTGATTTCTTCAAGTTTAGTTGTTTCTG cgGCTCATTGTTTTTGGCAAAAAGATATGCTGTCTAAACGATTATCAATTAACGATGGTCAATTTAAAATTGCTGTTGGAAAATATGATAGAGATTACACTGTAATTGACAATGAATTCACTCAAATAATGGat GtggaaacaatttatataaaagaaaattattatggaGCTAATGGATTTCATGCTGAAGATATAGCTGTTATCGTGTTGAAAAACAAAGTTTCTATTAGCGTTGGTGTTTCACCAGTTTGTGTTGATTGGAGTTCTAGACTTAATGCACCAATTGGAGGTCAAGGAAAG aTTGTTGGTTGGGGAAAAACAGAAAAAGACATATCAAGTCCTATTTTATTAGAAGCAACTTTACCGTACATCGACCATGATTCTTGTCGAAACATGTATAAAAACGGATTTGAAACGTTTGTGACTTATGATAAATTTTGTGCCGGGTCTGAATttg gaCAAGGGGTTCGTGAAGGTGACAGTGGTGCAGGCTTAAcgtttttatattctaattcttattatttaaatggagTAGTGAGTGTCAAGGATCCACATACAAAAAATTCAGTAGCAGTTTTTACAGATATTAAGTTTCACATTAAATGGATTCGTGaactatatacaaataacaatataaataataaataa
- the LOC132919170 gene encoding uncharacterized protein LOC132919170, translating into MPKVKTSKSNRLTKYVNEFGKEFFSTDGEILFCKICEIKVASEKKFTVVQHISRDKHVQGLRRRELKSDQQVSTMQFINENQLSPFSYDLTNAFLSANIPLNKLENPILKGFLEKYTNKSIPDRSSIRKNYVSKCYNNTMNKIIQYAADKKIWVSLDETTDAEGRFVANFIVGTLEVGCPGKTFLLNCEVLEKANHSTVAKMFNNSLSLLWPGGIQYDNVLLFVSDAAPYMVKAGKSIQSFYSKMIHVTCIAHALHRVAEEIRGNFSKVDKLVSNGKKIFLKAPSRVEKFREIAKGIPLPPQPVITRWGTWLNASIYYCEHFESIKEVVNALDSEDAISIKKVQTVIKSSSLHRNLIYIKAHFGTLPESITKLETRGQTLSESLRVLEDIRVLINEAPNEIGTAINKKMENVLNKNKGLKILQNISKIINGEKPDENNIPEDITTDDISHFKYAPVSSVEVERSFSTYKSILSDQRRSFLFENIRQHIIIQCNSDFVQNE; encoded by the exons ATGCCGAAAGTAAAAACGTCGAAATCAAATCGATTAACGAAATATGTAAATGAATTCGgtaaagaatttttttctacagacggtgaaatattattttgcaaaatatgtgaaataaaagtggcttctgaaaaaaaatttaccgttGTACAACACATTTCCCGAGATAAACACGTTCAAGGATTACGTCGCCGAGAACTTAAATCGGACCAACAGGTATCCACAatgcaatttataaatgaaaatcagCTATCTCCGTTTTCTTATGATTTGACTAATGCCTTTCTTTCGGCCAATATACCACTTAATAAACTTGAAAATCCAATATTAAAAGGTTTTTTAGAGAAGTATACCAATAAATCAATTCCTGATAGATCgtcaattagaaaaaattatgtaagtaaatgttacaataataccatgaataaaataattcaatatgcagcagataaaaaaatttgggTTTCTTTGGACGAAACAACCGACGCAGAAGGACGTTTTGTTGCAAACTTCATCGTAGGTACGTTAGAAGTCGGTTGTCCTGGaaaaacatttcttttaaaCTGTGAGGTATTGGAAAAAGCGAACCATTCTACTGTtgctaaaatgttcaataattctCTATCTTTATTGTGGCCTGGAGGTATTCAATATGACAACGTATTACTATTTGTAAGTGATGCAGCACCTTACATGGTGAAAGCTGGAAAGTCAATCCagtcattttattcaaaaatgataCATGTGACTTGTATTGCACATGCCCTGCATCGAGTCGCTGAAGAAATAAGAGGGAATTTTTCGAAAGTAGATAAATTAGTTTCAaatgggaaaaaaatatttttgaaagcaCCTTCCCGCGTAGAGAAATTTAGAGAAATAGCAAAAGGTATACCTTTACCGCCGCAACCAGTTATAACTCGTTGGGGAACGTGGTTAAACGCTTCAATTTATTACTGCGAACATTTTGAATCTATCAAAGAAGTTGTCAATGCACTTGACAGTGAAGACgctatttctattaaaaaagtgCAAACAGTAATTAAAAGTTCTAGCTTACAcaggaatttaatttatataaaagcgCATTTCGGTACATTGCCTGAATCGATTACTAAATTAGAAACTCGTGGACAGACTTTATCAGAATCTTTAAGAGTATTAGAAGATATAAGAGTTTTAATAAATGAAGCACCAAATGAAATTGGTactgcaataaataaaaaaatggaaaatgttttgaataaaaataaagggttgaaaatactacaaaatatttcaaaaattataaatggtgAAAAACCAGATGAAAACAACATACCGGAAGATATAACGACGGACGATATTTCACACTTTAAATATGCTCCAGTATCATCAGTCGAAGTCGAAAGAAGTTTTTCTACTTACAAAAGTATATTGTCCGACCAACGacgatcatttttatttgaaaatataagacAGCATATCATTATTCAGTGCAATAGCGATTTTGTTCAG aatgaatGA